The proteins below are encoded in one region of Mycobacterium sp. 3519A:
- a CDS encoding SMP-30/gluconolactonase/LRE family protein: MNAPRPLGSDVQPEYEVVAEITDLMPTGVTVSDDGRVFVSFPRWGDQVPYTVAEIVDGTAVAYPSIEVNAWTGAAPRERLISVQSVIVDPDGYLWLLDTGAPSFSPYVAGGGPKLVRVDLNCNEIDRVLPIDDAAMTPTTYLNDVRFDFSRGRYAYITDSQPTGALIVVDLDTGQSWDRLRGHRTTQAEDQFRAVVEGVVRDQYRVGADGIAISADGARLYYCPLSSRRLYSVDTAALRDRDMPDDLVAQTVLDHGDKCASDGLETDTAGNLYATAYEHGAVLRRNPAGEWTTVLQAGELLWPDTLAIAADGQLYVSVNQLPRLPLFNHGADDRIPPYLIIRVDIGAQPIRLKP; the protein is encoded by the coding sequence ATGAATGCACCGCGGCCGCTCGGTAGCGACGTCCAGCCCGAATACGAAGTGGTAGCCGAGATCACCGACCTGATGCCGACAGGTGTCACGGTCAGCGACGACGGACGCGTGTTCGTCTCATTTCCGCGGTGGGGCGACCAGGTCCCGTACACCGTCGCCGAGATCGTCGACGGTACGGCCGTCGCATATCCGAGCATCGAGGTGAACGCGTGGACGGGGGCGGCACCGCGGGAGCGGCTCATCTCGGTGCAGAGCGTGATCGTCGACCCAGACGGCTACCTGTGGCTGCTGGACACCGGCGCACCGTCGTTCTCACCGTACGTGGCCGGGGGCGGACCCAAGCTGGTCCGAGTCGATCTGAACTGCAACGAGATCGACCGTGTGCTTCCGATCGACGACGCGGCGATGACGCCGACGACGTATCTGAACGACGTCCGGTTCGACTTCAGCCGCGGCAGGTACGCGTACATCACCGACTCGCAGCCCACCGGTGCGCTCATCGTCGTCGACCTCGACACCGGGCAGTCCTGGGACCGCCTCCGCGGCCACCGAACCACCCAGGCGGAGGACCAGTTTCGGGCCGTGGTCGAAGGTGTGGTGCGCGATCAGTACCGCGTCGGTGCCGACGGCATCGCGATCAGCGCCGACGGTGCCCGGCTGTACTACTGCCCGCTATCGTCGCGCCGGCTCTACAGCGTCGACACCGCGGCGCTGCGCGACCGCGACATGCCCGACGACCTCGTCGCGCAGACAGTCCTCGACCACGGCGACAAATGCGCGTCCGATGGTCTCGAAACAGACACTGCCGGAAACCTTTACGCCACCGCCTACGAGCACGGCGCAGTGCTGCGCCGTAACCCGGCGGGCGAGTGGACCACGGTGCTGCAGGCAGGAGAACTGTTGTGGCCCGACACCTTGGCCATCGCCGCCGACGGGCAGTTGTACGTCAGCGTCAACCAGTTACCGCGCCTCCCGCTGTTCAATCACGGAGCCGACGACCGGATACCTCCCTACCTGATCATCCGGGTCGACATCGGCGCGCAACCGATCCGGCTCAAGCCGTGA
- a CDS encoding LVIVD repeat-containing protein — MSGTEPELADGFTAIAHSDQGGRPDAMQLQYWNEHVYVGHLFSGGFSAIDVSDLRAPKPVAFEPAPPNTWNIHLQAADDLLLVIHAKDLWKQFDTEANYYSGSLGTRLGGSEQNWSAGVAVYDIAVPSAPRCIGFLPIDGVGAHRLWYTGGRYAYASVLPTGFSDYIFAVIDLSDPTQPVIVGNHWLPGMNSAAGEKPTWDTTRWRYALHHAIIAGDTAYSSWRDGGLALLDISDRANPRSIVHRNWSPPFGGGTHTSLPLPERDLLIVADEATADELADGLKHVWVFDIREPSNPISISTFPTPTEQDYAGKGRHFGPHNLHENRPGSFVSDTIIFATYQNAGLRAFDISNPFGPRQIGAFVPGPPDRLVDPRPGGRQVIQTADVYVRSDGIAFTTDYNGGLDIVEFHG; from the coding sequence GTGAGCGGCACCGAACCCGAGTTGGCCGATGGATTCACCGCGATAGCGCACAGTGATCAAGGCGGCAGGCCCGATGCGATGCAGTTGCAGTACTGGAACGAACACGTCTACGTCGGCCACCTGTTCAGCGGTGGCTTCAGCGCGATCGACGTCAGCGATCTGCGTGCGCCGAAACCCGTTGCGTTCGAGCCTGCGCCGCCCAACACCTGGAACATCCACCTGCAGGCGGCGGACGATCTGCTTCTTGTCATCCACGCCAAGGACTTGTGGAAGCAATTCGACACCGAAGCCAACTATTACAGCGGCTCACTGGGCACCCGGCTCGGCGGAAGCGAGCAGAACTGGTCGGCGGGGGTGGCGGTCTACGACATCGCGGTGCCGTCGGCGCCACGCTGCATCGGCTTCCTGCCGATCGACGGCGTCGGCGCGCACCGGTTGTGGTACACCGGCGGACGCTATGCCTATGCGTCAGTGCTGCCAACCGGATTCAGCGACTACATCTTCGCGGTGATCGATCTGTCCGACCCCACACAGCCGGTCATCGTCGGAAACCATTGGCTGCCGGGTATGAACTCGGCGGCGGGCGAGAAACCGACATGGGACACCACTCGATGGCGGTATGCCCTGCACCACGCGATCATCGCGGGCGACACCGCGTACTCGTCGTGGCGCGATGGCGGGCTGGCGCTGCTGGACATCAGCGACAGAGCCAACCCGCGGTCGATCGTGCACCGCAACTGGTCGCCGCCGTTCGGCGGGGGCACTCATACTTCGCTGCCACTACCGGAACGCGACCTGCTCATCGTCGCCGATGAAGCCACCGCCGACGAACTGGCCGACGGCCTGAAACACGTCTGGGTGTTCGACATCCGGGAGCCGTCGAACCCGATCAGCATCTCGACGTTCCCGACCCCGACGGAACAGGACTACGCGGGTAAGGGCCGCCATTTCGGCCCGCACAATCTGCACGAGAACCGGCCGGGCAGCTTCGTGTCGGACACGATCATTTTCGCGACGTACCAGAACGCGGGCCTGCGCGCTTTCGACATCAGCAATCCCTTCGGCCCCCGCCAGATCGGGGCGTTTGTGCCAGGGCCGCCGGATCGTCTCGTCGACCCGCGGCCCGGCGGCAGGCAAGTCATTCAGACGGCCGACGTCTACGTGCGCAGCGACGGGATCGCGTTCACCACCGACTACAACGGTGGACTCGACATCGTCGAATTTCACGGCTGA
- a CDS encoding NADPH:quinone reductase: MKSIVYTRTGDPSVLTLVERPLPAVGAGEVRVNMVVSGVNPTDWKARQAPNAAVAAGGQVPNQDGAGVVDAVGDGVTGLKSGDRVWVWDAAWQRPDGTAQEYVSLPADQVVLLPDNASFDVGASMGIPALTAHRALTSHRGAPTQLHPGALSGLTVLVAGGAGAVGHAAIQLAVWAGAAVVTTVSSEEKAELCRAAGAHQIINYRRQDVAAELLRHHAQGADIIVEVNLRANVAEDLAIIANDGVITVYASDEQDAVSVPTRAAMTKNARLQYILTYLTEHDEKMASVRAVNAAIADGAMEVGEQAGLPLHRFPLERAADAHRASESGVIGKVLIDVATV, encoded by the coding sequence ATGAAGTCAATCGTCTACACGCGCACCGGAGATCCGTCGGTGCTGACACTCGTGGAGCGACCTTTGCCCGCGGTGGGCGCGGGGGAGGTCAGGGTGAATATGGTTGTCTCGGGTGTCAACCCGACCGACTGGAAGGCCCGGCAAGCACCCAACGCGGCCGTCGCCGCCGGCGGCCAGGTGCCCAACCAGGACGGTGCCGGCGTCGTCGACGCGGTTGGCGACGGGGTGACCGGCTTGAAAAGCGGTGACAGGGTGTGGGTTTGGGATGCCGCCTGGCAGCGGCCCGACGGCACCGCCCAGGAATATGTGTCCCTCCCGGCCGACCAGGTCGTGCTACTACCCGACAACGCCAGCTTCGACGTCGGCGCGTCGATGGGTATCCCGGCGCTGACCGCCCATCGCGCGCTCACCTCGCACCGGGGAGCGCCGACGCAGTTGCATCCGGGCGCTCTGAGCGGGTTGACCGTTCTGGTGGCGGGCGGGGCAGGCGCCGTCGGCCATGCCGCGATCCAACTCGCGGTGTGGGCCGGTGCGGCCGTGGTGACCACGGTCAGCAGTGAGGAGAAGGCCGAGTTGTGCCGGGCGGCGGGTGCACACCAGATCATCAACTACCGTCGCCAGGACGTTGCGGCAGAACTGCTTCGCCACCATGCCCAAGGCGCCGACATCATCGTCGAGGTGAATCTGCGCGCCAACGTCGCCGAGGACTTGGCGATAATTGCGAACGACGGCGTCATCACCGTGTACGCCTCTGACGAGCAGGATGCGGTTTCCGTCCCGACCAGGGCCGCCATGACCAAAAACGCCCGCCTTCAGTACATCCTGACCTACCTCACCGAACACGACGAGAAGATGGCCTCCGTCCGGGCGGTGAATGCGGCGATCGCCGACGGTGCCATGGAGGTGGGTGAACAGGCGGGGTTGCCGTTGCACCGCTTCCCGCTGGAACGCGCCGCCGACGCACACCGCGCGTCCGAATCCGGCGTGATCGGCAAGGTTCTCATCGACGTGGCGACCGTATGA